In Tachysurus fulvidraco isolate hzauxx_2018 chromosome 11, HZAU_PFXX_2.0, whole genome shotgun sequence, one DNA window encodes the following:
- the LOC113649406 gene encoding olfactory receptor 11H6-like — MAANVSRRITEFIITGFDKYEKPMIIGIVILTVYLLVMLGNLANICFIVMDKRLHQPMYLFICNLAIVDMLYCTCSCPTMIGNLIVGLKTISYMPCIIQMFVFGLGFVMEVFTISVMAFDRLIAIIKPLRYHSILTNVRCVILTFLLWILGSATMSVVPGIVLSLPFCYTTLAFLFCDYGSVVKATCVDPNPYFDMMAIVTFFLLFGTFTFICGSYVMIVIVVVKMNSKGSKRKVFNTCFSHLIVVVCCYGPTFIINILTRTGMVLTIEERNGFRLATILGPSLVNPFIYSFRTKEIRNKIFRIMSKVGPSDE, encoded by the coding sequence ATGGCTGCAAATGTTTCCAGAAGAATTACTGAATTTATCATAACAGGATTTGACAAGTATGAAAAACCAATGATTATTGGAATTGTCATACTTACAGTATACTTGCTTGTAATGCTTGGGAACTTGGCAAACATATGCTTTATAGTCATGGACAAACGTCTACACCAGCCAATGTATCTCTTTATTTGCAATTTAGCAATTGTAGACATGCTCTACTGTACATGTTCATGTCCAACAATGATAGGGAACCTTATAGTTGGTTTAAAAACCATATCTTACATGCCATGCATTattcagatgtttgtttttggtttagGCTTTGTGATGGAGGTGTTTACTATTTCTGTTATGGCTTTTGACAGATTAATTGCCATTATCAAGCCACTGCGCTACCATTCAATTCTGACAAATGTGCGTTGTGTTATTTTGACCTTTTTGCTATGGATTCTGGGTTCTGCTACAATGTCTGTTGTGCCTGGAATTGTTCTTTCACTACCCTTTTGTTACACAACACTTGCATTCCTGTTTTGTGACTATGGATCTGTGGTCAAAGCTACTTGTGTGGATCCTAACCCATATTTTGATATGATGGCAATTGTAACTTTCTTTCTGCTCTTTGGAACATTTACTTTCATCTGTGGCTCTTATGTAATGatagttattgttgttgtaaaaATGAACTCAAAGGGTAGTAAGAGAAAAGTGTTTAACACATGCTTTAGTCATTTGATAGTTGTGGTGTGCTGTTATGGCCctacttttattataaatattttaactagAACAGGTATGGTTCTCACAATTGAGGAGCGAAATGGGTTCAGACTTGCCACAATTCTTGGCCCATCCTTAGTGAATCCTTTCATATATTCTTTTCGAACCAAAGAGATCAGAAACAAAATATTCAGAATCATGTCTAAAGTAGGACCATCTGATGAATAA
- the LOC113649403 gene encoding olfactory receptor 11H6-like, whose product MAANVSRRITEFIITGFDKYEKPMIIGIVILTVYLLVMLGNLANICFIVMDKRLHQPMYLFICNLAIVDMLYCTCSCPTMIGNLIVGLKTISYVPCIIQMFVFGLGFVMEVFTISVMAFDRLIAIIKPLHYHSILTNVRCVILTFLLWILGSATMSVVPGTVLSLPFCYTTLAFLFCDYGSLIRASCVDPNPYFDMMAIVTFFLLFGTFTFICGSYVMIVIVVVKMNSMGSKRKVFNTCFSHLIVVVCCYGPTFIINILTRTGMVLTIEERNGFRLATILGPSLVNPFIYSFRTKEIRNKIFRIMSKVGPTNE is encoded by the coding sequence ATGGCTGCAAATGTTTCCAGAAGAATTACTGAATTTATCATCACAGGATTTGACAAGTATGAAAAACCAATGATTATTGGAATTGTCATACTTACAGTATACTTGCTTGTAATGCTTGGGAACTTGGCAAACATATGCTTTATAGTCATGGACAAACGTCTACACCAGCCAATGTATCTCTTTATTTGCAATTTAGCAATTGTAGACATGCTCTACTGTACATGTTCATGTCCAACAATGATAGGGAACCTTATAGTTGGTTTAAAAACCATATCTTACGTGCCATGCATTattcagatgtttgtttttggtttagGCTTTGTGATGGAGGTGTTTACTATTTCTGTTATGGCTTTTGACAGATTAATTGCCATTATCAAGCCACTGCACTACCATTCAATTCTGACAAATGTGCGTTGTGTTATTTTGACCTTTTTGCTATGGATTCTGGGTTCTGCTACAATGTCTGTTGTGCCTGGAACTGTTCTTTCACTACCCTTTTGTTACACAACACTTGCATTCCTGTTTTGTGACTATGGCTCTCTTATCAGAGCCAGTTGTGTGGATCCTAACCCATATTTTGATATGATGGCAATTGTAACTTTCTTTCTGCTCTTTGGAACATTTACTTTCATCTGTGGCTCTTATGTAATGatagttattgttgttgtaaaaATGAACTCAATGGGTAGTAAGAGAAAAGTGTTTAACACATGCTTTAGTCATTTGATAGTTGTGGTGTGCTGTTATGGCCctacttttattataaatattttaactagAACAGGAATGGTTCTCACAATTGAGGAGCGAAATGGGTTCAGACTTGCCACAATTCTTGGCCCATCCTTAGTGAATCCTTTCATATATTCTTTTAGAACCAAAGAGATCAGAAACAAAATATTCAGAATCATGTCTAAAGTAGGACCAACTAATGAATAA